Below is a window of Streptomyces qaidamensis DNA.
GGCATCGTTATGCCGTTCGTGTTCGGTCAGTAATTTTCTGCTCACCGACACGTTTCGACGAAAGGCACTGATGTGATCGCCAACCTGGTGCAGCTGGCGGCCGAGGAGAAGCAGAACCCGCTTGTTCCTCCGGGCCCCGAGCTGCTCGTCGGCACCATCGCCTTCGCCATCGTGTTCTTCTTCTTCTGGAAGAAGCTGCTTCCGAACATCAACAAGGTTCTGGAGGAGCGCCGCGCGGCGATCGAAGGCGGTATCGAAGAGGCCGAGACCATGAAGGTCGAGGCCCAGAGCGTCCTTGAGCAGTACAAGGCACAGCTCGCCGAGGCCCGGCACGAGGCCGCGCGCCTGCGCCAGGAGGCGCAGGAGCAGGGTGCCACGCTCATCGCCGAGATGCGGGCCGAGGGCCAGCGTCAGCGCGAGGAGATCGTCGCCGCCGGCCACTCCCAGATCGAGGCCGACCGCAAGGCCGCCGCTTCCGCGCTGCGCCAGGACGTCGGCAAGCTCGCCACCGACCTGGCCGGCAAGCTCGTCGGGGAGTCCCTCGAGGACCACGCCCGCCAGAGCCGTGTGATCGACCGGTTCCTCGACGAGCTCGAGGAGAAGGCCGAGGCCGGACGATGAACGGAGCGAGCCGCGAGGCCCTGGCAGCCGCACGTGAGCGTCTCGACGCGCTGACGGACTCGACGTCCGTGAACGCGGGCTCGCTCGCCGACGAGCTGGCCGCCGTCACCGCGCTGCTCGACCGCGAGGTGTCGCTGCGTCGGGTCCTCACCGACCCGGCGCAGGACGCGCAGGCCAAGGCCGAGCTGGCCCAGCGCCTGCTCGGCACCCAGGTCAGCGGCCCGGCCGCCGACCTGGTCGCCGGCATGGTGCGCTCCCGCTGGTCGCAGTCGCGCGACCTGGTGGACGCGCTGGAGGTGCTGGCCGCGACCGCCGACCTCACCGCCGCGCAGCAGGCCGGCAAGCTCGATGACGTCGAGGACGAGCTGTTCCGGTTCGGCCGGATCGTCTCCGGCAGCACCGAGCTGCGTGCCGCGCTGACCGACCGCAAGGCCACCACCTCGGCCAAGGGCGAGCTGCTGCGCAGCCTGCTCGGCGGCCGGGCCCAGTCGGCCACCGAGCGTCTGGTCACGCGCCTTGTGACCGCGCCGCGGGGACGTAGCCTGGAGTCGGGACTGGAGTCCCTGTCCAAGCTCGCCGCCGAGCGCCGGGACCGCATGGTGGCCATCGTCACCTCGGCGGTGCCGCTGAGCGACCCGCAGAAGCAGCGCCTGGGCGCCGCCCTCGCGAAGCTCTACGGCCGCAAGATGCACCTCAACCTGGACGTGGACCCCGAGGTCCTCGGCGGAATCCGGGTGCAGGTCGGTGACGAGGTCATCAACGGCTCCCTCGCGGACCGCATCGAGGACGCCGGCCGCCGGCTCACCGGCTGAGCAGCAACTCAATAGGCAGTACGTACTTACGACGGCCCTGGTTGGGCCGTGCAGAAGAATCCTGGGGGTCGCCCCCAGACCCCCAAAGTGAAACTTCGGGCCCAACAAGGAGAGCAGGGAACCCAGATGGCGGAGCTCACGATCCGGCCGGAGGAGATCCGGGACGCGCTGGAGAACTTCGTCCAGGCGTACAAGCCGGACGCGGCCTCGCGCGAGGAGGTCGGTACGGTCACCTTCGCCGGCGACGGCATCGCGAAGGTCGAGGGTCTGCCCTCGGTCATGGCCAACGAGCTGCTGAAGTTCGAGGACGGCAGCCTCGGTCTCGCCCTCAACCTCGAGGAGCGCGAGATCGGCTGCGTCGTCCTCGGCGAGTTCAGTGGCATCGAGGAGGGTCAGCCGGTCTCCCGCACCGGTGAGGTTCTCTCCGTCGCGGTGGGCGAGGGCTACCTCGGCCGCGTGGTGGACCCCCTCGGCAACCCGATCGACGGCCTTGGCGAGATCGAGACCGAGGACCGTCGCGCCCTGGAGCTGCAGGCCCCGGGCGTCATGGTCCGCAAGTCGGTGCACGAGCCGATGGAGACGGGCTACAAGGCCGTCGACGCGATGACCCCGATCGGCCGTGGCCAGCGTCAGCTGATCATCGGTGACCGTCAGACCGGCAAGACCGCCCTGGCCGTCGACACGATCATCAACCAGCGCGACAACTGGCGCTCGGGCGACCCGAACAAGCAGGTCCGCTGCATCTACGTCGCCATCGGCCAGAAGGGCTCCACGATCGCCGGTGTGCGAGGCGCTCTGGAAGAGGCCGGCGCGCTGGAGTACACGACCATCGTCGCCGCCCCGGCGTCCGACCCGGCCGGCTTCAAGTACCTGGCGCCGTACACCGGTTCGGCCATCGGCCAGCACTGGATGTACCAGGGCAAGCACGTCCTGATCATCTTCGACGACCTGTCGAAGCAGGCCGACGCCTACCGCGCCGTGTCGCTGCTGCTGCGCCGCCCGCCGGGCCGTGAGGCCTACCCGGGTGACGTCTTCTACCTGCACTCCCGTCTGCTGGAGCGCTGCGCGAAGCTCTCCGACGAGATGGGTGCCGGATCGATGACCGGTCTGCCGATCGTCGAGACGAAGGCCAACGACGTCTCGGCGTTCATCCCGACCAACGTCATCTCCATCACCGACGGCCAGTGCTTCCTGGAGTCGGACCTGTTCAACGCCGGTCAGCGCCCCGCGCTGAACGTCGGTATCTCCGTCTCCCGAGTCGGTGGTTCCGCGCAGCACAAGGCGATGAAGCAGGTCTCCGGCCGTCTGCGCGTGGACCTCGCCCAGTTCCGTGAGCTGGAGGCGTTCGCCGCCTTCGGTTCCGACCTGGACGCCGCGTCCAAGGCGCAGCTGGAGCGCGGTCAGCGCATGGTCGAGCTGCTGAAGCAGGCGCAGTACCAGCCGATGGCCACCGAGGACCAGGTCGTCTCCGTCTGGGCCGGCACCACCGGCAAGATGGACGACGTCCCCGTCGCCGACATCCGCCGCTTCGAGAAGGAGCTGCTGGAGTACCTGCACCGCAAGGAGCAGGGCCTGATGACCTCCATCCGCGAGGGCGGCAAGATGTCCGACGACACCCTCCAGGCTGTCGCCGAGGCCATCGTGGAGTTCAAGAAGCAGTTCGAGACCTCCGACGGCAAGCTGCTCGGCGAGGACTCCCCGGCTGCCGGTAAGTGACGACGGAAGGGACCTGACTCATGGGAGCCCAGCTCCGGGTCTACAAGCGTCGCATCCGATCCGTCACCGCGACCAAGAAGATCACCAAGGCGATGGAGATGATCGCCGCCTCGCGCGTCGTCAAGGCGCAGCGCAAGGTGGCGGCCTCCACCCCGTACGCGACCGAGCTCACCCGGGCGGTCACGGCGGTCGCCGGCGGATCCAACACCAAGCACCCGCTCACGACCGAGCCCGAGAACCCGACCCGCGCCGCGGTCCTGCTCCTCACGAGTGACCGCGGTCTGGCCGGCGCCTTCAACTCCAACGCCATCAAGGCCGCGGAGAAGCTCACGGCGAAGCTCGAGGCCGAGGGCAAGGAGGTCGTCAGCTACATCGTCGGCCGCCGCGGTGTCGCCCACTACAACTTCCGCGAGCGCAAGATCGCGGAGTCGTTCACGGGCTTCACCGACGAGCCGTCGTACGCGGACGCCAAGAAGGTCGCGGCCCCGCTGATCGAGGCGATCGAGACGGAGACGGCCGAGGGCGGCGTGGACGAGCTCCACATCGTGTACACCGAGTTCGTGTCGATGATGACGCAGACGGCGATCGAGGCCCGGCTGCTGCCGCTCAGCCTCGAAGAGGTCGAGCAGGAGGCCAAGCCCAAGGGCGAGATCCTTCCGCTGTTCGACTTCGAGCCCTCGGCGGAGGACGTCCTGGACGCCCTGCTGCCGCGCTACGTCGAGAGCCGCATCTACAACGCGCTGCTCCAGTCGGCCGCCTCCAAGCACGCCGCCACGCGGCGGGCGATGAAGTCGGCCACCGACAACGCCGGAGAGCTCATCGAGACGCTCACCCGGCTTGCCAACCAGGCCCGCCAGGCCGAAATCACCCAGGAAATCAGCGAGATCGTCGGTGGCGCGAGTGCCCTGGCCGACGCGACCGCGGGGAGTGACCGATAAATGACCACCACTGTTGAGACGGCCACGGCGACGGGCCGCGTCGCGCGGGTCATCGGCCCGGTCGTCGACGTGGAGTTCCCCGTCGACGCGATGCCGGAGATCTACAACGCCCTGCACGTCGAGGTCGCAGACCCGGCGCTGGCCGGCGAGAAGAAGACGCTGACCCTGGAGGTCGCCCAGCACCTGGGTGACGGCCTGGTCCGCGCGATCTCGATGCAGCCCACCGACGGCCTGGTCCGCCAGGCCCCGGTGACCGACACGGGCGCGGGCATCACCGTCCCGGTCGGCGACTTCACCAAGGGCAAGGTGTTCAACACCCTCGGTGAGGTACTGAACAGCGACGAGGTCCACGAGGGCGAGCGCTGGTCCATCCACCGCAAGGCCCCCGCGTTCGACCAGCTCGAGTCGAAGACCGAGATGTTCGAGACGGGCCTGAAGGTCGTCGAC
It encodes the following:
- a CDS encoding F0F1 ATP synthase subunit B, whose amino-acid sequence is MIANLVQLAAEEKQNPLVPPGPELLVGTIAFAIVFFFFWKKLLPNINKVLEERRAAIEGGIEEAETMKVEAQSVLEQYKAQLAEARHEAARLRQEAQEQGATLIAEMRAEGQRQREEIVAAGHSQIEADRKAAASALRQDVGKLATDLAGKLVGESLEDHARQSRVIDRFLDELEEKAEAGR
- a CDS encoding F0F1 ATP synthase subunit delta, translated to MNGASREALAAARERLDALTDSTSVNAGSLADELAAVTALLDREVSLRRVLTDPAQDAQAKAELAQRLLGTQVSGPAADLVAGMVRSRWSQSRDLVDALEVLAATADLTAAQQAGKLDDVEDELFRFGRIVSGSTELRAALTDRKATTSAKGELLRSLLGGRAQSATERLVTRLVTAPRGRSLESGLESLSKLAAERRDRMVAIVTSAVPLSDPQKQRLGAALAKLYGRKMHLNLDVDPEVLGGIRVQVGDEVINGSLADRIEDAGRRLTG
- the atpA gene encoding F0F1 ATP synthase subunit alpha codes for the protein MAELTIRPEEIRDALENFVQAYKPDAASREEVGTVTFAGDGIAKVEGLPSVMANELLKFEDGSLGLALNLEEREIGCVVLGEFSGIEEGQPVSRTGEVLSVAVGEGYLGRVVDPLGNPIDGLGEIETEDRRALELQAPGVMVRKSVHEPMETGYKAVDAMTPIGRGQRQLIIGDRQTGKTALAVDTIINQRDNWRSGDPNKQVRCIYVAIGQKGSTIAGVRGALEEAGALEYTTIVAAPASDPAGFKYLAPYTGSAIGQHWMYQGKHVLIIFDDLSKQADAYRAVSLLLRRPPGREAYPGDVFYLHSRLLERCAKLSDEMGAGSMTGLPIVETKANDVSAFIPTNVISITDGQCFLESDLFNAGQRPALNVGISVSRVGGSAQHKAMKQVSGRLRVDLAQFRELEAFAAFGSDLDAASKAQLERGQRMVELLKQAQYQPMATEDQVVSVWAGTTGKMDDVPVADIRRFEKELLEYLHRKEQGLMTSIREGGKMSDDTLQAVAEAIVEFKKQFETSDGKLLGEDSPAAGK
- a CDS encoding F0F1 ATP synthase subunit gamma — encoded protein: MGAQLRVYKRRIRSVTATKKITKAMEMIAASRVVKAQRKVAASTPYATELTRAVTAVAGGSNTKHPLTTEPENPTRAAVLLLTSDRGLAGAFNSNAIKAAEKLTAKLEAEGKEVVSYIVGRRGVAHYNFRERKIAESFTGFTDEPSYADAKKVAAPLIEAIETETAEGGVDELHIVYTEFVSMMTQTAIEARLLPLSLEEVEQEAKPKGEILPLFDFEPSAEDVLDALLPRYVESRIYNALLQSAASKHAATRRAMKSATDNAGELIETLTRLANQARQAEITQEISEIVGGASALADATAGSDR